A single Apostichopus japonicus isolate 1M-3 chromosome 11, ASM3797524v1, whole genome shotgun sequence DNA region contains:
- the LOC139976144 gene encoding uncharacterized protein isoform X2, whose amino-acid sequence MHIDMDCFFVAVSLIKYPELRGKPVAVAHYAWKSESSEQEMNRKKECQERKIWAKDEKDDNEESKKKKKKTPLSDDTDDDEDKSKGLPENGDDGKSDLGVKASERDNFWSLAEIASCSYEARDAGVKNGMIMRNAKELCPELRTIPYDFDGYYKVSKLLYETVARYTHDIEACSCDELLVDITKILQETGATPLEFAQVLRGEIHEKTQCTASAGLAPTAVLARLGTRVAKPNGVYQLVPGKEGELLNSLPVRELPGVGGSISKKLQTMGIHTCADLQQLTLDNLQTQFGSKTGHIIYQHCRGEDDRPIRMEKERKYVSVEVNYGIRFKVEADVLNFIFRLSQELHKRLHDLEMAGRTLTVKLKVRRAGTPKEDTKFMGYGVYDNKIRSATLPQETDDLGTIRREYRNILLQMNATPTDIRGVGVQISRLKKASCSSKLSKSLEDLLVVKSDAAKKKAVRNIREDSANSGSSLSSGKKRGKSYSLLNFIKPKKRILAKKLPSRSDNIFKRERKFPLNMLSGATITPEPHSNRNLDVKANDSNGSLMKDTSRSKVISVAKEGGIMANFLGAKLTENSSCGTEDEIQICEHVLEETKDESECQKGREKNVFVGKENKDEGFCADLSGETQKVEDNSVFGMVPNTPRYHKHILPETSQKGIARHDNHEKDHVLQGDPKPSDGSKTESSSASLDCKQNGNNGRDTLQSYWKSSDGSKTGSSHASLECKPPDDREDDDVSQVDPECSDGSKEVPGSPILKCKSHDNHHKVSVSFNDPYCSDGSKTDSDSTSEECTSDNNGLRDAIPHCDPNYIGGSEIDNESISKEDEIRSDASLKNDPGVVMSGTDNSNMLVRSEATDSVEKSLIPNDKHQPGIQVYSSKSDKVTSERKAVQSRSNRVKYLSMPLANADDLKVIAGIQEDNSQIELHLEAKEVEEDDGNPPEVESLKNQDVEAPREDGYTLETTSESMSEDAAQLRDNFCHKLEEYKDGSHTHQPKISTDQVLIPSDDLNIALKAFKVDNINCKILNKKVTTSSSTDECSDITLSKFGFSPRRSREYASQGESHGDVNSSCQKEDINSRSSQECSVFRSTQDGSNPQRFQESFKSRCSQDSLKYNHSQDVSTSKSSQDITYLSNHQKDTNLRNQQEDPNGPKIFEGRSIPGSSQVASKLSGSLDGAYYSSVQGSTSSTSSQKGSYPSGSQDNSIFSDSQGDLASRDSQGDSNPNNSQLGSSTGPSLEGFSPSRTSDPRIFQRSADQRGSQAGSNINNSQENLNLMSPGEDENGILSEEESDRTSSRGSSTKLSLSTGVSSSKKSKPFSHTSDPEFLADFYNHSRYHHMATWRVEHKNFVNDLQKKVEVRKLPGKEKLQVLMNASDKEEDLEERSDGFIPAGYSLPSQSQVIQERGYNCKRLFEEKSVIMHIDMDCFFVAVSLLKFPELRGKALAVAHSTVNTSPRMDTWLEDFERAYLEKKMWTCPTAKTIDTNSDDENSHKEEISGREVSGVAAEEQGMSEQRVNSEESMKIRQNIDTDHHVSSQCKKDDLNKESGIKGLTDTSDGEERTSKDVKMEISVGSCLQHNPLAEIASCSYEARAFGVEKGMILSRAKELCPHIVTIPYDFENYHRVSRILYETVASFTNEIEAVSCDEMFVDVTKTLRDTGASPVEFAQLVLDEVFAKTQCIASVGIASNTLLARLCTRVAKPNGIYMLMDDDKVEEFMKNIPVRELPGVGRATSQKLMHLGITTCSDLQELSLSALQCQFGQKPGHDLFHRCRGKNDQPVRMERQQKLVSSTVNYGIRFKGNAEALKFVADLAEVVHKKLKKTGMAGRTIMLKAKIRKRGSAEDNKKLFGHGICDNRSRTLTFTQETDDLAIIQKECQNLLLQLKASPRDIRGVGIHISRLKRASKSSNSAKSLKDMLVKKGSSEVTKTSELTKKRSEVTESSKLNVTKSLKDMLIKKRSEVAQPSELVSKRTEAKNFQPSTAQFANIDTNFLPLIKAEPEPEAETPSSPVFSQDGALAPFLKPVSMFGPKPNMSKRRVLSTGDLPLDYPSCLDPDVLKELPPDILKEVLEEERLKVRKAENLVETLGHVDDLPSFSEIDPTCLDALPTDIQGELLSAYRRRSSNTSEMTPEKIPEVTTPEKRVIEEDLKVKKKKRRRDGSQSGSGRSSVQRNLFEVMNIQQPKGKARRHSALY is encoded by the exons ATGCATATCGACATGGATTGCTTCTTTGTAGCCGTGAGTCTAATAAAGTACCCAGAGCTGAGGGGTAAGCCGGTCGCAGTTGCCCATTATGCATGGAAGTCTGAATCCAGTGAACAGGAAATGAATCGCAAGAAGGAATGTCAAGAGAGGAAAATCTGGGCGAAGGATGAAAAAGATGATAACGAAGAgagtaagaagaagaagaagaagacccCCTTGTCAGATGATacagatgatgatgaagataaAAGCAAAGGACTTCCAGAAAATGGCGACGACGGAAAATCTGACCTGGGAGTGAAAGCGTCCGAAAGGGACAATTTTTGGTCACTGGCGGAGATTGCGTCTTGCAGTTACGAAGCTCGAGATGCGGGCGTTAAGAATGGCATGATAATGAGGAACGCCAAGGAACTCTGCCCAGAACTGCGCACCATCCCGTACGACTTTGATGGCTACTACAAGGTGTCCAAACTTCTGTATGAAACTGTAGCTCG ATACACTCACGACATCGAGGCATGCAGTTGCGACGAATTACTCGTGGACATCACCAAAATATTGCAAGAGACGGGAGCAACACCATTAGAATTTGCTCAAGTTTTGAGGGGTGAAATCCATGAAAAGACACAGTGCACAGCATCTGCAGGTTTAG CCCCAACCGCCGTTTTAGCGAGACTCGGTACGAGAGTGGCTAAGCCTAATGGAGTGTACCAGCTAGTGCCTGGGAAAGAGGGGGAGCTGTTAAATAGTCTTCCAGTCAGAGAACTTCCAG GTGTTGGAGGGTCCATAAGCAAGAAACTTCAGACCATGGGCATTCACACCTGTGCTGATCTGCAGCAGCTGACGTTAGATAATTTGCAAACACAGTTCGGCAGTAAGACAGGACACATCATCTACCAACACTGTAGAGGGGAGGACGATCGACCAATCAGGATGgagaaagaaaggaaatacGTTTCTGTCGAGGTGAACTATGGCATACGCTTTAAAGTC GAAGCAGACGtgttaaatttcatatttcgtCTCTCTCAGGAACTCCATAAGAGGTTGCACGATTTGGAGATGGCTGGACGTACTTTGACTGTTAAGTTAAAG GTAAGGAGAGCCGGTACGCCAAAGGAGGATACTAAGTTCATGGGCTATGGCGTGTACGATAACAAAATACGAAGCGCCACGCTCCCGCAGGAAACTGATGACTTGGGTACCATAAGGAGGGAATATAGGAACATCCTATTGCAGATGAACGCAACCCCTACGGACATTCGTGGC GTTGGTGTTCAGATCAGCAGACTGAAAAAGGCTTCTTGCTCTTCGAAATTATCCAAATCGTTGGAAGATTTGCTGGTTGTTAAATCTGATGCCGCAAAGAAGAAAGCCGTCAGGAACATTCGTGAAGATTCTGCAAATTCGGGCTCATCTCTCAGCAGCGGAAAGAAAAGAGGCAAATCCTACTCACTGCTTAATTTTATCAAACCAAAGAAACGAATACTTGCCAAAAAATTACCTTCAAGATCAgacaatattttcaaaagagagaGGAAATTTCCTTTGAATATGTTATCAGGTGCAACTATTACACCAGAACCTCATAGTAATAGAAACTTGGATGTTAAAGCTAATGATTCAAATGGTTCATTGATGAAAGATACTtctaggtcaaaggtcatcagtgttGCTAAGGAAGGTGGTATTATGGCAAATTTCTTAGGTGCCAAACTCACAGAAAACAGTTCATGTGGCACAGAGGATGAAATTCAGATCTGTGAACATGTGTTGGAGGAGACCAAAGATGAATCTGAATGCCAAAAAGGTAGagagaaaaatgtttttgtgggaaaggaaaacaaagatgAAGGTTTTTGCGCCGACTTAAGTGGAGAAACACAGAAAGTGGAGGACAACTCTGTGTTTGGCATGGTGCCAAATACACCAAGATATCATAAACACATTTTACCTGAGACAAGTCAAAAAGGAATTGCAAGGCATGATAATCATGAGAAGGATCATGTCTTGCAGGGTGATCCGAAACCTTCAGATGGATCCAAGACTGAATCTAGCAGTGCTTCTTTGGATTGTAAACAAAATGGTAATAATGGCAGAGACACCTTGCAAAGTTATTGGAAATCTTCAGATGGATCCAAAACTGGATCTAGTCATGCCTCATTGGAGTGCAAACCACCTGATGATCGGGAAGATGATGATGTCTCGCAGGTTGATCCGGAATGTTCAGATGGATCCAAGGAGGTTCCAGGTAGTCCCATTTTGAAGTGCAAGTCACATGATAATCACCACAAGGTTTCTGTCTCGTTCAATGATCCATACTGCTCAGATGGATCCAAGACTGATTCTGACTCTACTTCTGAGGAGTGCACATCAGATAACAATGGCCTTAGAGATGCGATCCCACACTGTGATCCAAATTATATAGGTGGATCAGAAATTGACAATGAGAGCATTTCAAAAGAAGATGAAATACGTTCAGATGCATCATTAAAGAATGATCCCGGTGTAGTAATGTCTGGCACCGACAACTCCAACATGTTGGTTAGATCAGAGGCTACTGATAGTGTGGAGAAATCGTTGATACCAAATGATAAACATCAACCTGGGATTCAGGTATACAGTAGCAAATCAGATAAGGTTACCAGTGAGAGGAAAGCTGTCCAATCGAGGTCAAACAGGGTCAAGTATCTAAGCATGCCATTGGCCAATGCTGATGACTTGAAAGTAATAGCTGGAATTCAGGAAGATAACTCTCAAATTGAGTTACACCTTGAGGCTAAAGAAGTAGAAGAAGATGATGGAAATCCTCCAGAAGTTGAGAGCTTGAAGAATCAGGATGTAGAGGCACCTAGGGAAGATGGATATACCTTGGAGACTACTTCTGAATCTATGTCAGAAGATGCTGCTCAATTACGTGACAATTTCTGTCACAAGTTGGAGGAATATAAGGATGGCTCGCATACACATCAACCAAAAATAAGCACAGATCAGGTTTTGATACCAAGTGATGATTTAAACATTGCGCTTAAGGCTTTTAAAGTTGATAATATTAATTGTAAAATCCTTAATAAGAAAGTAACAACATCCAGTAGTACAGATGAATGCTCAGATATTACATTGTCAAAATTTGGCTTCAGTCCAAGGAGGTCCCGAGAATATGCATCCCAAGGAGAGTCACACGGCGATGTCAATTCAAGCTGTCAGAAAGAAGACATAAATTCGAGAAGTTCACAAGAATGTTCAGTTTTCAGAAGCACACAGGATGGTTCAAATCCTCAAAGATTTCAGGAGTCTTTTAAATCCAGATGCTCACAAGACAGTTTGAAATACAACCACTCACAAGATGTTTCCACTTCCAAAAGCTCTCAAGATATTACATATCTGAGTAATCATCAAAAAGATACAAATCTAAGAAACCAACAAGAAGACCCAAATGGCCCAAAAATCTTTGAAGGACGTTCAATTCCCGGAAGCTCTCAAGTAGCTTCAAAGCTCAGCGGTTCTCTAGATGGAGCCTATTACAGCAGTGTACAAGGTAGTACCAGTTCCACAAGTTCTCAGAAAGGCTCATATCCCAGTGGATCTCAGGACAATTCAATTTTTAGTGACTCGCAAGGAGATTTAGCCTCTAGAGATTCTCAAGGGGACTCAAATCCCAATAACTCACAGCTAGGATCAAGTACTGGACCTTCGCTAGAAGGTTTCTCTCCCAGTCGTACATCAGATCCTCGTATCTTTCAAAGAAGTGCAGATCAGAGAGGTTCACAAGCAGGCTCAAATATCAACAATTCACAGGAAAATTTAAACCTCATGAGCCCAGGAGAGGACGAAAATGGCATTTTGTCTGAAGAAGAATCAGATCGTACTTCATCGCGAGGAAGTTCAACGAAACTCTCTCTCTCAACAGGAGTTTCATCTTCGAAAAAATCAAAACCTTTTTCACACACCTCGGATCCCGAATTTCTTGCGGACTTCTACAACCATTCCAGGTATCACCATATGGCCACTTGGCGTGTGGAACACAAAAATTTTGTCAATGACTTGCAGAAGAAAGTTGAGGTGAGGAAGTTGCCAGGGAAGGAAAAACTTCAGGTTTTAATGAACGCTAGCGATAAGGAAGAAGATTTAGAAGAAAGGTCCGACGGTTTCATCCCAGCGGGCTACTCGTTGCCATCGCAGAGTCAGGTCATCCAGGAAAGAGGATACAACTGTAAGAGGTTATTTGAAGAAAAGAGTGTGATTATGCATATTGATATGGACTGTTTCTTTGTGGCTGTGAGTCTACTTAAGTTTCCAGAGCTGAGAGGCAAAGCTCTGGCCGTGGCTCATTCGACAGTTAATACATCGCCGAGGATGGATACGTGGCTGGAAGATTTTGAGAGAGCTTATCTAGAAAAGAAGATGTGGACTTGTCCAACAGCTAAAACTATTGATACTAATTCTGACGATGAAAATAGTCACAAGGAGGAAATAAGTGGAAGAGAAGTGAGCGGCGTAGCAGCAGAGGAACAAGGAATGAGTGAGCAGCGAGTAAACAGTGAGGAGAGTATGAAGATTAGACAGAATATAGATACTGACCATCACGTCAGCAGCCAGTGTAAGAAAGACGATCTGAATAAGGAGTCGGGAATCAAGGGTTTGACCGATACGTCGGACGGAGAAGAGCGCACTAGTAAGGATGTCAAGATGGAGATATCGGTCGGGAGTTGTCTGCAACATAATCCGTTGGCGGAGATTGCATCCTGCAGTTACGAGGCGAGAGCTTTTGGCGTAGAGAAGGGAATGATACTATCAAGGGCGAAGGAATTGTGTCCACATATTGTGACCATACCGTATGACTTTGAGAACTATCACAGGGTGTCAAGAATACTCTATGAAACCGTTGCCAG TTTCACCAATGAGATTGAAGCAGTCAGTTGTGACGAGATGTTTGTTGATGTCACTAAAACTTTAAGGGATACAGGTGCTTCACCGGTCGAGTTTGCACAGCTTGTCCTGGATGAGGTGTTTGCCAAGACTCAGTGTATTGCATCTGTAGGTATAG CCTCCAATACTTTACTGGCAAGGCTCTGTACTAGAGTAGCTAAACCAAATGGAATTTACATGCTGATGGATGACGACAAGGTGGAAGAATTTATGAAGAACATACCTGTCAGAGAATTACCCG GGGTTGGAAGAGCAACCAGTCAGAAGCTGATGCATCTAGGTATCACAACTTGTTCAGATCTTCAAGAGTTGTCCCTATCTGCTCTCCAGTGTCAGTTTGGCCAGAAACCAGGCCATGATCTCTTTCATCGCTGCAGGGGTAAAAATGACCAGCCGGTCCGGATGGAGAGACAACAGAAGTTAGTCTCGTCAACAGTGAACTATGGCATCCGATTCAAAGGG AATGCAGAAGCTCTGAAGTTTGTAGCTGATCTAGCAGAGGTAGTCCAcaagaaactgaaaaaaactGGCATGGCAGGAAGGACAATCATGCTAAAAGCAAAG ATTCGTAAGAGAGGTTCAGCCGAAGACAATAAAAAGTTGTTTGGACACGGAATTTGTGACAACAGGAGCCGGACATTGACTTTCACACAAGAAACCGATGACCTGGCTATAATCCAAAAAGAATGTCAGAATCTTCTACTCCAGCTGAAAGCCTCCCCCAGAGATATACGAGGG GTTGGGATCCATATATCTCGCCTCAAGAGAGCCAGCAAGTCGTCAAATTCTGCAAAATCATTGAAGGATATGCTGGTCAAGAAAGGGTCGTCAGAGGTCACAAAAACTTCAGAGTTGACTAAgaagaggtcagaggtcacagAGTCATCAAAGCTAAATGTGACAAAATCATTGAAGGATATGCTAATTAAGAAGAGGTCAGAGGTTGCACAGCCCTCAGAGTTGGTGTCTAAGAGAACAGAAGCAAAGAATTTTCAACCATCCAcagcgcagtttgctaacaTCGATACAAACTTTTTGCCGCTTATCAAAGCTGAACCAGAGCCTGAA gCTGAAACCCCTTCATCACCAGTCTTTTCTCAGGATGGAGCCTTGGCACCTTTCTTAAAACCTGTCAGCATGTTTGGGCCAAAGCCAAATATGAG CAAGAGGAGGGTGCTCTCTACTGGAGATTTGCCGTTGGATTATCCCAGCTGTTTGGACCCAGACGTACTAAAAGAACTCCCTCCTGATATTCTGAAGGAAGTTCTAGAAGAAGAGAGATTGAAAGTGAGAAAAGCTGAAAATCTAGTCGAGACCCTTGGCCATGTGGATGACCTTCCTTCATTTTCGGAG ATTGACCCAACCTGCTTGGATGCCTTGCCCACAGACATACAGGGCGAACTGCTATCAGCTTATAGAAGGCGGTCTTCCAACACATCAGAGATGACGCCTGAAAAAATACCGGAGGTAACTACTCCCGAGAAACGGGTAATTGAGGAGGACCTTAAagtcaagaagaagaaaagacgAAGAGATGGTTCGCAGAGTGGCAGCGGAAGATCATCGGTACAAAGGAATCTGTTTgaggtcatgaatattcaacagccTAAAGGAAAAGCACGAAGACATTCCGCCTTGTATTGA